Proteins encoded within one genomic window of Bemisia tabaci chromosome 2, PGI_BMITA_v3:
- the LOC109032834 gene encoding fatty acyl-CoA reductase wat, producing the protein MVYCFPDVIERICKNGDEEEPEELFPPPERACASAPSVIQKFYEGTSVFVTGGTGFVGMALVEKLLRSCPGIKNIFLLVRAFKGKSAEERAKEMFSNPLFGPLLSHHPKIIEKVIVVPGDVGKDGLGISPSDMKLLKDEVNIIFNVAATVRFDEPIKEAFYINVISLKTILALAKSMSNLKAFVHTSTAFSHCHHSSRLIQEKFYPTPYTESQIETLLNSTDDYTVGCLSRLILGSIPNAYALTKAMGEEVAQKEMSELPIAIYRPSIVMNSNKEPLRGWNCSFQGAGALFLGIGLGILRAIYVNATKQAEIVPVDKCASALVAIPWHLHESRKKKGNLTPIYNHVNNRFPVTWGQTYSYLLYHIRSQKLASKFQVWVMRTSFESNRFLYNLKFFLYHLLPLPFLTMVERLQNQPARLHKIYLKMALLGNVLSDFTQNNWNFEDSNIQRLWASMSVPDRHLFDLEISNNLDWFTYFSCISKGYGLYVMKETWTDLERSRKKFHTILMLDKMLQFFIKAITIYLVYFAGALLYRRFNHALAGVWIQN; encoded by the exons ATGGTCTACTGCTTCCCGGACGTCATCGAACGGATCTGCAAAAATGGCGACGAAGAAGAACCCGAAGAGTTGTTCCCTCCGCCGGAGCGAGCTTGCGCCTCTGCGCCGTCCGTCATACAGAAGTTCTATGAGGGCACCAGTGTCTTCGTCACAGGCGGCACTGGATTTGTCGGCATGGCGCTTGTCGAGAAACTCCTCAG GTCATGTCCAGGCATTAAAAACATATTCCTCCTCGTAAGAGCGTTTAAAGGAAAGTCTGCTGAGGAAAGGGCGAAAGAAATGTTCTCAAATCCG TTGTTTGGACCGCTGCTGTCACATCATCCAAAAATCATCGAGAAGGTGATAGTGGTGCCGGGAGATGTGGGGAAAGATGGCTTGGGAATCAGTCCCTCTGACATGAAATTACTTAAAGATGAAGTGAACATTATTTTCAACGTGGCCGCAACCGTCCGATTTGATGAGCCGATCAAGGaggcattttatataaacgtgatcagcctgaaaactattttagcTTTGGCTAAATCTATGTCAAATTTGAAG GCTTTTGTTCATACCTCAACGGCTTTCAGCCATTGTCACCACTCTTCCCGACTTATCCAAGAAAAATTCTACCCAACTCCATATACGGAATCTCAAATTGAGACTCTTCTAAATTCGACTGACGATTACACCGTTGGTTGCCTTTCTAGACT AATTCTCGGTAGTATTCCTAACGCATACGCACTAACCAAGGCTATGGGCGAGGAGGTAGCTCAAAAGGAAATGTCAGAACTGCCAATTGCTATTTACAGACCATCGATTG TTATGAATTCGAATAAAGAGCCGCTTCGAGGGTGGAATTGCTCATTCCAAGGTGCCGGTGCATTGTTCCTGGGGATCGGGCTCGGCATTCTGCGAGCTATTTACGTGAACGCAACAAAACAAGCAGAGATCGTTCCGGTCGACAAATGTGCAAGCGCGCTCGTCGCAATTCCTTGGCATCTCCATGAATCACG aaaaaagaaaggaaaccTGACTCCGATTTACAATCACGTCAATAATCGATTTCCAGTGACTTGGGGACAGACGTATTCTTACCTGCTCTATCATATACGCTCACAGAAACTGGCTTCGAAGTTTCAAGTTTGGGTCATGCGCACTTCCTTTGAAAGCAATCGTTTTCTATACAACTTAAAATTCTTCCTCTATCATCTCCTACCGCTCCCCTTTTTAACAATGGTTGAGAGATTGCAAAACCAGCCTGCTAG GTTgcataaaatttatttgaaaatggcACTCCTGGGAAACGTGCTCAGTGATTTTACGCAAAATAACTGGAACTTTGAGGACTCTAATATCCAGCGTCTCTGGGCCAGCATGTCAGTTCCGGATCGGCACCTTTTTGACCTAGAAATATCCAACAACCTGGACTGGTTCACCTACTTCTCGTGCATTAGTAAGGGTTACGGACTTTACGTAATGAAGGAGACGTGGACGGATCTCGAACGCTCAAGAAAAAAGTTCCACAC GATTTTAATGTTGGATAAAATGctgcaattttttatcaaagcaaTCACAATCTATCTTGTGTATTTTGCTGGAGCTCTACTCTACAGGCGGTTCAATCACGCTCTAGCCGGAGTTTGGATTCAGAATTAG